The proteins below are encoded in one region of Planctopirus limnophila DSM 3776:
- the bshB1 gene encoding bacillithiol biosynthesis deacetylase BshB1 encodes MSSSLAEIPVDFEPLDILCVAPHPDDAEISVGGSLLKWHRMGQRVGVLDLTSGEPTPFGTPEIRRSETQVATKLLELDFRLNLGLPNRALEATLDHRRAVAEVFRLTSPKVILAPWPEDAHPDHVAATQMIEAARFWSKLTKTTMAGEPYHPPRIFYYWSIHLKIQPEPAFVVDISETIDEKMRAVEAYASQFITGRTLTFPTALDDIRDRARYWGWAIGKAYGEPIGSREALCVHDLGAVTSLKLGT; translated from the coding sequence TTGTCTTCGAGCCTTGCAGAAATACCTGTCGATTTCGAGCCGCTGGACATCCTGTGTGTGGCACCGCATCCGGATGATGCGGAGATCAGTGTGGGAGGTTCGCTGCTCAAATGGCATCGGATGGGGCAGCGTGTGGGTGTTCTCGATCTGACTTCGGGTGAACCCACCCCCTTCGGAACACCTGAAATTCGACGCTCAGAAACCCAGGTGGCGACGAAACTTCTGGAGCTGGATTTTCGTTTGAACCTCGGTTTACCGAATCGCGCGCTCGAAGCCACACTGGATCATCGTCGGGCTGTGGCGGAGGTGTTTCGATTAACCAGTCCCAAGGTCATTCTGGCACCGTGGCCTGAGGATGCCCATCCCGATCATGTGGCAGCGACACAGATGATCGAGGCGGCACGGTTCTGGTCGAAACTGACGAAAACAACCATGGCGGGTGAGCCTTATCACCCTCCCCGAATCTTCTACTACTGGAGCATTCACCTCAAAATTCAGCCAGAGCCGGCATTTGTCGTCGATATCAGCGAGACGATCGATGAGAAGATGCGGGCCGTCGAGGCTTATGCCAGCCAGTTCATCACAGGTCGCACACTCACCTTTCCGACGGCTCTGGATGATATTCGTGACCGGGCCCGCTACTGGGGCTGGGCAATCGGAAAAGCTTATGGCGAGCCAATCGGGAGTCGCGAGGCTTTGTGCGTGCATGATCTGGGAGCTGTCACCAGCCTGAAGCTGGGAACATAG